Proteins from one Planctomyces sp. SH-PL62 genomic window:
- a CDS encoding hydantoinase/oxoprolinase family protein: protein MIDVNWLALDVGGANLKAAHSGGATRSSPFPVWKEPDRLASAIAELAATFPPFDRVATTMTAELCDCFETKREGVLRIVDALREALPGRPLAFWGIDGRFRDEASIRNLPLVAAASNWLALATVAARTVGDKRAILIDVGTTTTDLIPLDAGRVAARGRTDLERLRNAELVYAGVARTPVCALAVELPFQGASTGLAAEFFATTRDVYLTLGDLSPVPDDQGTADGRPATRERAGERLARMVCADRESCSARDVEELARAADAVLLDRLVRAARQACAATIGTPEVAVVSGSGEFLARRVAEAVVGPSGVIRPLGSLWGSGASGAACAHALIELAREGGAIHAAEA, encoded by the coding sequence GTGATCGACGTGAACTGGCTCGCCCTCGACGTGGGGGGCGCGAACCTCAAGGCGGCCCATTCGGGCGGCGCGACCCGTTCCTCGCCGTTCCCGGTCTGGAAGGAGCCCGATCGCCTGGCCTCGGCGATCGCCGAACTGGCCGCGACGTTCCCCCCGTTCGACCGGGTCGCGACGACGATGACCGCCGAGCTTTGCGACTGCTTCGAAACCAAACGAGAGGGAGTCTTGCGGATCGTCGACGCGCTTCGCGAGGCGTTGCCGGGCCGACCGCTCGCCTTCTGGGGGATCGACGGGCGATTCCGTGACGAGGCCTCGATTCGAAATCTGCCCCTCGTCGCCGCGGCGTCGAACTGGCTGGCCCTTGCGACCGTCGCGGCGAGGACGGTGGGAGATAAGCGGGCGATCCTCATCGACGTCGGAACCACCACGACCGACCTGATCCCGCTCGACGCCGGGCGGGTGGCGGCTCGGGGCCGGACGGACCTCGAGCGGCTCAGGAACGCCGAGTTGGTCTACGCCGGCGTGGCGCGTACTCCCGTTTGCGCCCTGGCCGTCGAACTGCCGTTCCAGGGGGCGTCGACGGGACTGGCGGCGGAGTTCTTCGCGACCACGCGCGACGTGTACCTGACCCTCGGCGACCTGTCCCCCGTCCCCGACGATCAAGGGACCGCCGACGGCCGCCCCGCGACCCGCGAGCGAGCCGGAGAACGCCTGGCGCGGATGGTCTGTGCCGATCGCGAGTCGTGTTCCGCGCGGGACGTCGAAGAGCTGGCGAGGGCCGCGGACGCGGTCTTGCTGGATCGGCTGGTCCGGGCGGCGAGGCAGGCTTGCGCGGCGACGATCGGGACGCCCGAGGTCGCCGTCGTGTCGGGCTCGGGAGAGTTCCTCGCGCGTCGCGTCGCCGAGGCGGTCGTCGGACCGTCGGGCGTCATTCGACCGCTCGGCTCGCTCTGGGGATCGGGCGCCTCGGGAGCCGCATGCGCGCACGCCCTGATCGAACTGGCGAGAGAGGGGGGGGCGATCCATGCCGCCGAAGCCTGA
- a CDS encoding DUF1501 domain-containing protein, protein MHCGRFAAPATRRQMLVRCANGFGAMALSALLPRPSLGADAVPGGLHHQAKARSVIFLYMDGGPSQMDTFDPKPRLDREHGKPIAVKTAPTQFNNVGAVLKSPWKFRRYGESGAPVSDLFPHVARHVDDLAIVRSMTSEFSEHTAANYFLHTGSGLQGRPSHGAWTTYGLGAESENLPGFVVLDGGLIPPGGLDCFSNGFLPATFQGSVFRPAAEAVANIRPVESAPGGQLRKLDLIRDLDRGVAERMGRPDALEAAIANYELAYKMQSAVPDLMQLDGESAATRSLYGLDDAFEPTRIFARECLIARRLVERGVRFVEVLCPSVGHDRWDQHSSLKDGHERNALAVDRPIAGLLADLKGRGLLDSTLVFWGGEFGRTPMAQGSDGRDHNPFGFTVWLAGGGIKGGVIHGETDDYGYHAVVDQVTIHDLHATMLHLLGLDHKRLTFRFGGRDMRLTDVHGELVTPILA, encoded by the coding sequence ATGCATTGCGGCCGATTCGCAGCCCCGGCCACCCGCCGCCAGATGCTCGTTCGATGCGCCAACGGCTTCGGGGCGATGGCGCTCTCCGCCTTGCTCCCCCGGCCGAGCCTCGGTGCGGACGCCGTGCCGGGGGGGCTCCACCATCAGGCGAAGGCGCGAAGCGTCATTTTCCTGTACATGGACGGCGGGCCGTCGCAGATGGATACGTTCGATCCCAAGCCGCGGCTCGACCGCGAGCATGGGAAGCCGATCGCGGTGAAGACCGCCCCGACCCAGTTCAACAACGTCGGCGCGGTCCTCAAATCCCCCTGGAAGTTCCGCCGGTACGGCGAAAGCGGCGCCCCGGTCAGCGACCTCTTCCCCCACGTCGCGCGCCACGTCGACGACCTGGCGATCGTCCGGTCGATGACCTCGGAATTCTCGGAGCATACGGCGGCCAACTACTTCCTCCACACCGGGAGCGGCCTTCAGGGGCGTCCGAGCCACGGGGCCTGGACCACCTACGGGCTGGGGGCCGAGAGCGAGAACCTTCCGGGCTTCGTCGTGCTCGACGGCGGCCTGATCCCGCCAGGCGGCCTGGACTGCTTCAGCAACGGATTCCTGCCGGCGACATTCCAGGGATCGGTCTTCCGCCCCGCCGCCGAGGCCGTTGCCAACATCCGACCGGTCGAATCCGCGCCCGGCGGCCAGCTCCGCAAACTCGACCTGATCCGCGACCTCGATCGGGGCGTCGCCGAACGGATGGGCCGGCCCGACGCGCTCGAGGCCGCGATCGCCAATTACGAGCTGGCCTACAAGATGCAGTCGGCCGTCCCGGACCTCATGCAGCTCGACGGGGAATCCGCCGCGACCCGCAGCCTGTACGGCCTGGACGACGCCTTCGAGCCGACCCGGATTTTCGCCCGCGAATGCCTGATCGCCCGCCGTCTCGTCGAGCGCGGGGTCCGGTTCGTCGAGGTCCTGTGCCCGTCCGTGGGCCACGACCGCTGGGACCAGCATTCGAGCCTCAAGGACGGGCACGAGCGCAACGCCCTCGCCGTGGATCGGCCCATCGCCGGCCTCCTCGCCGACCTGAAAGGCCGAGGGCTCCTCGACTCCACCCTGGTCTTCTGGGGGGGCGAGTTCGGCCGCACGCCGATGGCCCAGGGGAGCGACGGCCGCGACCACAACCCGTTCGGCTTCACCGTCTGGCTAGCTGGCGGCGGGATCAAGGGGGGGGTGATCCACGGCGAGACCGACGACTATGGCTATCACGCCGTGGTCGATCAGGTCACGATCCACGACCTCCACGCCACCATGCTGCACCTGCTCGGCCTGGACCACAAGCGCCTGACCTTCCGGTTCGGCGGCCGAGACATGCGGCTCACCGACGTCCACGGCGAACTCGTCACGCCGATCCTGGCGTGA
- a CDS encoding PSD1 and planctomycete cytochrome C domain-containing protein, which yields MTRARSRRTAFGLAALLALATFAAAEEPVASGDPAAVEFFEKQVRPIFVERCVGCHGPEKQKGDLRLDSRAAVLDGGTLGPAVEPGDPDSSLLVDAIRYGDLKMPPKSKLPPEEIEILAQWVARGAPWGVEAEPTASAGPRTGLDGSPEFSRRAEFWSFQPIRAVEPPAIEGPRADWVRSPIDRFLLAAMAGRGLEPAGEADRQTLIRRLTFDLIGLPPTPQEVSAFVADEHPGAYERLVDRLLASPQYGERWGRHWLDLVRFAETAGHEFDYDLLNAWQYRDYVVRAFNRDLPYDEFVVEQIAGDLLATPRRDPVDGSNESVRGTGFYWLGEGVHSPLDVRDEGVRRVDNQIDVLSKTFMGLTVSCARCHDHKFDPISARDYYALAGFLRGTRHQQAFLDSHIRIDPIVADLKARKESLADLLDEAAARLPVDRKDAIEALLGPGPAIPTPDGDFPPGRLAAWRASGDAFEIANEARGFRVDLREEAPRLVAAHAGSLHSGLVSDRLQGVVRSPTFTIRKPFLQVLASGSGGRFNIVIDGFEKVRDPIYGGLTRGVDAKGGPSWMGFDVRTWLGHRAYIEACDGATAEFTGATARPVDGRGWLAILAVREADEPGAPAPPPPAPATIAVDDLIRELQTGDSPLASRLAAALSEYREIESRVPDPILAPAAVDGDGEDEFVMLRGNSRTLGEAVPRRVLAVLGGAAPSPSTSGSGRLDLAYALVDVRTNPLTPRVLVNRIWKQHFGEGLVRSPDDFGVMGQAPTHPELLDWLASEFVRRGWSIKAMHRLILGSAAYRMASRATPDADRIDPTNALLHRMNVRRLEAEAVRDALLAVSGRLDRRVGGPSVAPHLSPFMEGRGRPATSGPLDGQGRRSLYLQVRRNFLNPMFQVFDAPVPFSTIGRRHASNVPAQALTLLNDPLVLELADAWAGRLLAEVGADQDDVGRIERLYREAFGRAPTVEEITRCSAYLEARKGVEPSSPRAVWADLGHALFNVKEFVYVD from the coding sequence ATGACGCGTGCACGATCCCGCCGGACCGCCTTCGGGCTCGCCGCCCTGCTCGCCCTCGCGACCTTCGCCGCGGCCGAGGAACCCGTTGCGTCGGGCGACCCCGCGGCGGTCGAGTTCTTCGAAAAGCAAGTCCGGCCGATCTTCGTGGAGCGTTGCGTCGGCTGCCATGGGCCCGAAAAGCAGAAGGGGGACCTTCGGCTCGACTCCCGCGCGGCGGTCCTGGACGGCGGGACCTTGGGCCCCGCCGTCGAACCTGGAGACCCCGACTCGAGCCTGCTCGTCGACGCGATCCGTTACGGCGACCTCAAGATGCCGCCGAAATCCAAGCTGCCCCCCGAGGAGATCGAGATCCTCGCGCAGTGGGTCGCTCGCGGCGCGCCCTGGGGCGTGGAGGCCGAACCGACGGCCTCGGCCGGCCCGCGAACGGGCCTCGACGGTTCGCCGGAGTTCTCTCGTCGCGCCGAGTTCTGGAGCTTCCAGCCGATCCGAGCGGTCGAGCCGCCGGCGATCGAAGGCCCTCGCGCCGACTGGGTGCGAAGCCCGATCGACCGATTCCTGCTCGCGGCGATGGCCGGTCGCGGCCTGGAACCGGCCGGAGAAGCCGATCGGCAAACCCTGATTCGTCGCCTGACCTTCGACCTGATCGGCCTCCCTCCTACTCCCCAGGAGGTCTCGGCGTTCGTTGCGGATGAGCATCCTGGGGCCTATGAGCGGCTCGTCGACCGGCTGCTCGCGAGCCCCCAGTACGGCGAGCGTTGGGGACGGCACTGGCTCGACCTAGTACGGTTCGCCGAGACGGCCGGGCACGAGTTCGACTATGACCTGCTGAACGCCTGGCAGTACCGCGATTACGTCGTGCGGGCCTTCAACCGGGATCTCCCATACGACGAATTCGTCGTCGAGCAGATCGCCGGCGACCTGCTGGCGACCCCCCGGCGCGATCCGGTCGACGGCTCGAACGAGTCGGTCCGGGGCACCGGGTTCTACTGGCTGGGCGAAGGCGTCCACTCCCCGCTTGACGTCCGCGATGAGGGCGTGCGGAGAGTCGACAATCAGATCGACGTGCTGTCCAAGACGTTCATGGGCCTCACGGTGAGCTGCGCCCGCTGCCACGACCACAAGTTCGATCCGATCAGCGCCCGCGACTATTACGCCCTGGCCGGCTTCCTGCGAGGCACGCGGCATCAGCAGGCGTTCCTGGATTCCCACATCCGCATCGACCCGATCGTCGCCGACCTGAAGGCCCGGAAGGAGAGCCTAGCCGACCTGCTCGACGAGGCCGCCGCGCGGCTCCCCGTAGATCGGAAGGACGCAATCGAGGCGCTCCTCGGCCCCGGCCCTGCGATCCCGACGCCCGACGGCGACTTCCCGCCGGGAAGGCTCGCAGCCTGGCGAGCGAGCGGAGACGCTTTCGAGATCGCGAACGAGGCGCGAGGCTTCCGGGTCGATCTGCGCGAGGAGGCTCCACGGCTGGTCGCCGCGCACGCGGGATCGCTCCACAGCGGGCTGGTCTCGGACCGTCTCCAGGGGGTCGTCCGCTCACCCACGTTCACGATCCGCAAGCCATTCCTGCAAGTCCTGGCATCGGGGAGCGGCGGGCGGTTCAACATCGTGATCGACGGTTTCGAGAAGGTCCGCGACCCGATCTACGGGGGCCTGACCAGGGGAGTCGACGCGAAAGGCGGGCCGTCATGGATGGGCTTCGACGTGCGGACCTGGCTCGGCCATCGAGCGTACATCGAAGCCTGCGACGGAGCCACCGCCGAGTTCACCGGCGCGACCGCCCGCCCGGTCGACGGGCGCGGTTGGCTGGCGATCCTCGCCGTCCGCGAGGCCGACGAGCCGGGCGCGCCCGCTCCCCCTCCACCCGCTCCCGCGACGATCGCCGTCGACGACCTGATCCGTGAACTTCAGACCGGCGACTCCCCCCTGGCCTCCCGCCTCGCAGCGGCGTTGTCGGAGTACCGCGAGATCGAGTCGCGCGTCCCCGACCCGATCCTGGCCCCGGCGGCCGTCGACGGCGACGGCGAGGATGAGTTCGTCATGCTGCGCGGCAATTCCAGGACCCTCGGCGAGGCCGTCCCACGGCGGGTCCTCGCAGTTCTGGGAGGCGCCGCCCCTTCTCCCTCGACCTCCGGCAGCGGACGGCTCGACCTGGCCTACGCCCTGGTGGACGTCCGCACGAATCCGCTCACGCCGCGGGTCCTGGTCAACCGGATCTGGAAGCAGCATTTCGGCGAGGGTCTCGTCCGGTCGCCCGACGACTTCGGCGTGATGGGCCAGGCTCCGACCCATCCCGAACTGCTCGACTGGCTGGCCTCGGAATTCGTCCGCCGCGGCTGGTCGATCAAGGCCATGCACCGGCTGATCCTGGGATCGGCCGCCTACCGGATGGCCAGCCGGGCGACCCCGGACGCCGATCGCATCGACCCGACCAACGCCCTGCTCCACCGGATGAACGTCCGACGCCTGGAAGCCGAGGCCGTCCGCGACGCCCTGCTGGCCGTCTCGGGGCGGCTGGATCGACGGGTGGGAGGGCCGAGCGTGGCCCCGCACCTCTCGCCGTTCATGGAAGGCCGGGGACGCCCCGCCACGAGCGGCCCGCTCGACGGCCAGGGCCGACGGAGCCTCTACTTGCAGGTCCGGCGCAACTTCCTGAACCCGATGTTCCAGGTCTTCGACGCCCCCGTGCCGTTCTCGACGATCGGCCGGCGGCATGCGTCGAACGTCCCGGCTCAGGCCCTCACCCTGCTCAACGACCCGCTGGTCCTGGAACTGGCCGACGCCTGGGCGGGCCGCCTGCTCGCCGAAGTCGGGGCGGATCAGGACGACGTAGGGCGCATCGAGAGGCTGTACCGAGAGGCCTTCGGCCGGGCGCCGACGGTCGAGGAGATCACGCGATGCTCGGCCTACCTGGAGGCGAGGAAGGGGGTCGAGCCGTCGTCTCCCCGAGCCGTCTGGGCGGACCTCGGCCACGCGCTGTTCAACGTCAAGGAATTCGTCTACGTCGATTGA
- the nth gene encoding Fe-S cluster assembly protein HesB, producing MAVHDRLCTAYGCPIPYFHEFDPLSELVSSLLSHRTRNAESGRAFKQLRSRFGTWESVRDAPTAEVQEAVAPCTWPEQKAPRVQQVLRAITERRGGELSLDFLAGLPVVEARAWLEELPGVGPKTSAATLLFSRLRMPALPVDSHHHRVAVRLGLIPASVAVGPSHALLEAQLPADWSAQQVYDNHEALMLHGQRVCHHAHPQCARCVVLDLCPFGQSRTGGAARTADDDRAR from the coding sequence ATGGCGGTCCACGACCGACTTTGCACCGCGTATGGTTGTCCGATCCCTTATTTCCACGAGTTCGACCCGCTGAGCGAACTGGTCTCGTCGCTGCTGTCGCACCGGACGCGCAACGCCGAATCGGGCCGGGCGTTCAAGCAGTTGCGGTCGCGGTTCGGGACGTGGGAGTCGGTGCGAGACGCGCCGACGGCCGAGGTGCAGGAAGCTGTAGCACCCTGCACCTGGCCCGAACAGAAGGCCCCGCGAGTCCAGCAGGTCCTCCGCGCGATCACCGAGCGTCGCGGCGGGGAGTTGTCGCTCGACTTCCTCGCGGGCCTGCCGGTGGTCGAGGCTCGCGCCTGGCTTGAGGAACTCCCCGGCGTGGGGCCGAAGACCAGCGCCGCGACCTTGCTTTTCAGCCGCTTGCGGATGCCGGCCCTTCCGGTGGACAGTCATCACCACCGGGTCGCCGTGCGACTGGGATTGATCCCCGCATCCGTGGCCGTCGGCCCGTCGCACGCCCTACTCGAAGCCCAGTTGCCGGCCGATTGGTCGGCGCAGCAGGTGTACGACAACCACGAGGCGTTGATGCTCCACGGCCAGAGGGTGTGCCACCACGCGCATCCCCAATGCGCGCGGTGCGTCGTCCTCGACCTCTGCCCGTTCGGGCAATCCCGGACGGGAGGGGCGGCTAGAACCGCAGATGACGATCGCGCGCGGTGA
- a CDS encoding D-TA family PLP-dependent enzyme → MIDAPPYQLLDPDPLESPSLLIFRDLVERNLDAMIQIAGGVDRLRPHAKTHKSADVIRMFLKRGVRKHKCATIAEAEMLAEAGADDVLLAYPLVGPNPDRYVRLIAAFPETTFRALVDSPDAAQQLSQAASGRVGPIPTLIDLDVGMGRTGIAPDDAAFTLYESLARLPGLTPDGLHAYDGHLNDPDLETRTRAARAAEEVVLSFRDRLISQGLPVSRLVMGGTPTFAIHASFHAPGAECSPGTVTYHDHSYATKFPDLPFTPAALLLTRLVSRPRPGRACLDLGHKAVAADPSGPRAFLPALPDAKFIVHSEEHLVIESPSVDHLRIGEPLLAIPTHVCPTSALHRRLLVVVDGRVVDEWEVTARDRHLRF, encoded by the coding sequence ATGATCGACGCCCCGCCTTATCAACTGCTCGATCCCGACCCCCTGGAGAGCCCCTCGCTCCTGATTTTTCGCGACCTCGTGGAGCGAAACCTGGACGCGATGATCCAGATCGCGGGGGGCGTCGACCGCCTCCGCCCGCATGCGAAGACCCACAAGTCGGCCGACGTGATCCGGATGTTCCTGAAGCGCGGCGTCCGCAAGCATAAGTGCGCCACCATCGCCGAGGCCGAAATGCTCGCCGAGGCGGGTGCGGACGACGTGCTGCTCGCCTATCCGCTGGTCGGCCCCAATCCCGATCGGTACGTCCGCCTGATCGCCGCCTTCCCCGAAACGACGTTCCGCGCCCTGGTCGATTCGCCCGACGCGGCCCAGCAGCTCTCCCAGGCCGCGAGCGGACGCGTCGGGCCGATCCCGACGCTCATCGACCTGGACGTCGGTATGGGGAGGACGGGGATCGCCCCCGACGACGCCGCCTTCACCCTCTACGAGAGCCTCGCTCGGCTGCCGGGCCTCACTCCCGACGGCCTCCACGCGTACGACGGACACCTGAACGACCCCGACCTGGAGACGCGGACCCGCGCAGCCAGGGCCGCCGAGGAAGTCGTGCTGTCGTTCCGCGACCGCCTGATCTCGCAGGGGCTGCCGGTTTCCCGCCTGGTGATGGGGGGGACGCCGACCTTCGCCATCCACGCCTCGTTCCACGCCCCCGGCGCCGAGTGCTCGCCCGGCACGGTGACCTACCACGATCACAGCTACGCGACGAAGTTCCCCGATCTCCCCTTCACCCCCGCCGCGCTTCTGCTCACCCGCCTGGTGAGCCGGCCCCGTCCCGGCCGCGCCTGCCTGGACCTCGGCCACAAGGCCGTCGCCGCCGACCCGTCCGGCCCACGCGCCTTCCTCCCCGCCCTGCCCGATGCGAAGTTCATCGTCCACAGCGAGGAGCATCTGGTCATCGAATCCCCTTCGGTCGACCACCTGCGCATCGGCGAACCGCTGCTCGCCATCCCCACCCATGTCTGCCCGACCTCCGCCCTGCACCGTCGGCTCCTGGTCGTCGTCGACGGCCGCGTCGTCGACGAGTGGGAAGTCACCGCGCGCGATCGTCATCTGCGGTTCTAG
- a CDS encoding amidohydrolase, which produces MRSSLLVVLSTLAIVGPVLGDEPPAPERIAPWLEARRQVVTKLYTDLHQNPELSSQEVHTSARMAEELTKLGAKVTTDVGGHGVVGVLENGPGPVVLLRTDMDGLPVTEETGLPFASKARGLDPQGRDVGVMHACGHDLHMTCFITTAAWLAEHKDRWSGTVLLVAQPAEETLNGARGMFDAGLYTRFPKPDFALALHCKADGAVGDVYFRPGPMLANSTSLDVVVRGRGGHGAMPDKAVDPIVLAALAILDFQTIVSRDIPPTDPAVITVGSIHGGSKHNIIPDEVRLQLTLRSYKESIRLRLIEGIERRVKALAAAHQAPEPTVEIVGSTPETSNDPGLYERLAPVLKRALGEDHVSVVDPVMGSEDFALYAQDGVPIMMFWLGTVPRERIQEAEARGLPLPGLHSKLYHPEAEASVAVGVRAMTAAVTDLLPPKAQP; this is translated from the coding sequence ATGCGATCCAGCCTGCTCGTCGTCCTCTCGACCCTCGCGATCGTCGGCCCGGTCCTCGGCGACGAGCCCCCCGCCCCGGAGCGGATCGCCCCGTGGCTCGAAGCTCGCCGCCAGGTCGTCACGAAGCTCTACACCGACCTGCACCAGAATCCCGAGCTGTCGTCGCAGGAGGTCCACACCTCCGCGAGGATGGCGGAGGAGCTGACGAAGCTCGGCGCGAAGGTGACGACCGACGTCGGCGGGCACGGCGTCGTCGGCGTCCTGGAGAACGGCCCCGGCCCCGTGGTCCTGCTTCGCACCGACATGGACGGCCTCCCCGTCACCGAGGAGACGGGTCTCCCCTTCGCCAGCAAGGCCCGCGGGCTCGACCCGCAGGGCCGCGACGTCGGCGTGATGCACGCCTGCGGGCACGACCTCCACATGACCTGCTTCATCACCACGGCGGCCTGGCTGGCCGAGCACAAAGACCGCTGGTCGGGGACCGTGCTCCTTGTCGCCCAGCCCGCCGAGGAGACCCTCAACGGGGCCCGCGGCATGTTCGACGCCGGGCTCTACACGCGGTTCCCCAAACCCGATTTCGCACTCGCCCTGCACTGCAAGGCCGACGGGGCCGTCGGCGACGTCTACTTCCGGCCGGGCCCGATGCTCGCCAACTCGACCTCGCTGGACGTCGTCGTCCGGGGCCGGGGGGGGCACGGCGCGATGCCGGACAAGGCCGTCGATCCGATCGTGCTGGCCGCGCTGGCGATCCTCGACTTCCAGACGATCGTCAGCCGGGACATCCCGCCGACCGACCCGGCCGTGATCACGGTGGGTTCGATCCACGGCGGATCCAAGCACAACATCATCCCGGACGAGGTCAGGCTCCAGCTCACCCTCCGCTCCTACAAGGAGTCGATCCGGCTCCGTCTCATCGAGGGGATCGAGCGGCGGGTCAAGGCCCTGGCCGCCGCCCACCAGGCCCCGGAGCCGACCGTCGAGATCGTCGGGAGCACGCCCGAGACGTCGAACGACCCGGGGCTGTACGAGCGGCTCGCGCCGGTCTTGAAGCGGGCGCTCGGCGAGGATCACGTCTCCGTGGTCGACCCGGTCATGGGGTCGGAGGACTTCGCGCTCTACGCCCAGGACGGCGTGCCGATCATGATGTTCTGGCTCGGGACCGTCCCTCGCGAGCGCATCCAGGAGGCCGAGGCCAGGGGCCTCCCCCTGCCCGGCCTCCATTCGAAGTTGTACCACCCCGAGGCTGAGGCCAGCGTCGCCGTCGGCGTCCGCGCGATGACCGCCGCCGTGACCGACCTCCTCCCGCCGAAAGCCCAGCCATGA
- a CDS encoding alpha/beta fold hydrolase, with protein sequence MLLAYNDEGTGPVVVLLHGFPLSRAMWAEQVRALSPSFRAITPDLRGHGESPAPDAVYTMDQMAEDVVEMLDGLGVTEPVAMGGLSMGGYVALALVLKHPERVRALILADTRAAADTLDAARLREESARGVLQAGHPGAIVEAMLPRLFAESTIRDRPALVSPIRAMMEATSASGVAGALRGMAARPDRREDLRTITVPTLVVVGEKDAISPPDEARAIVEALPDARLAEIPEAGHLSPVENPEAFNAAILDFLRNPT encoded by the coding sequence ATGCTGCTGGCATACAACGATGAAGGGACCGGTCCGGTCGTCGTGCTGCTCCACGGCTTCCCCTTGAGCCGCGCGATGTGGGCCGAGCAGGTCCGCGCCCTGAGCCCCTCGTTCCGCGCGATCACGCCGGACCTCCGCGGCCACGGCGAATCGCCCGCCCCCGACGCCGTCTACACGATGGACCAGATGGCCGAGGACGTCGTGGAAATGCTCGACGGCCTGGGCGTCACGGAGCCGGTGGCGATGGGAGGCCTCTCGATGGGGGGCTACGTCGCGCTGGCGCTGGTCCTGAAGCATCCCGAGCGGGTGCGAGCCCTGATCCTGGCCGACACCCGAGCTGCGGCCGATACGCTCGATGCGGCCCGGCTGCGCGAGGAGTCGGCGAGGGGAGTGCTCCAGGCGGGCCACCCCGGGGCGATCGTCGAGGCGATGCTGCCGCGCCTGTTCGCGGAATCGACGATCCGGGATCGCCCGGCCCTCGTCTCGCCGATCCGGGCGATGATGGAGGCCACCTCGGCGTCGGGCGTCGCGGGGGCCCTCCGGGGCATGGCCGCCCGGCCCGACCGTCGTGAAGACCTGAGAACGATCACGGTTCCGACCCTCGTGGTGGTCGGCGAGAAGGACGCGATCTCGCCGCCGGACGAGGCCCGAGCCATCGTCGAGGCGCTCCCCGACGCGCGGCTCGCCGAGATCCCCGAGGCGGGCCACCTCTCGCCCGTCGAGAATCCCGAGGCGTTCAACGCCGCCATCCTCGATTTCCTGCGGAATCCGACCTGA
- a CDS encoding ribonuclease D, translating to MPDSREESLIATAAGLQELVEHIREERRFGFDTEFVSEDTFEPVLCLIQVATSRRLAVVDPLAVGDLEPFWKVVLDPEIDVVMHAAGEDMRICLMRTGALPARVFDVQIAAGLVGYSYPLSHTNLVGQVLRATISGSETRTDWRRRPLTAAQVRYALDDVRFLLDLQARLGGELDRLGRREWADSEFQDFMVSVEERADQDRWRRLPGLHQLNRRALEAARRLSDWREDEARRQNRPMRQVMRDDLLVAVAKRMPASRRDLEALRDFNRPNLIQRSNEILAAIEAARAVPDDQLPELAPRHDDAPGASTVANLLAAALAQCCLENRVAGSLVANTSDLKRLIRWRLDGCPDGRRPSLAEGWRGELCGSLLLDVLDGRRALRVIDPSSEFPVSLEVIRTEEKP from the coding sequence ATGCCTGATTCGCGCGAAGAGAGCCTGATCGCCACGGCGGCCGGGCTGCAAGAGCTGGTCGAACACATCCGCGAGGAACGCCGGTTCGGCTTCGACACCGAGTTCGTGTCCGAGGACACGTTCGAGCCGGTGCTCTGCCTGATCCAGGTCGCGACCTCGCGGCGGCTGGCCGTCGTCGACCCTTTGGCGGTCGGCGACCTGGAGCCCTTCTGGAAGGTGGTCCTCGACCCCGAGATCGACGTGGTGATGCACGCCGCGGGCGAGGACATGCGGATCTGCCTGATGCGCACCGGGGCGCTCCCCGCGCGGGTGTTCGACGTCCAGATCGCGGCGGGACTGGTGGGCTACAGCTACCCGCTGTCGCACACCAATCTGGTGGGGCAGGTCCTCCGCGCGACGATCTCCGGCAGCGAGACCCGCACCGACTGGCGGCGGCGGCCGCTGACGGCCGCGCAGGTCCGGTACGCGCTGGACGACGTCCGCTTCCTCCTGGACCTCCAGGCTCGGCTGGGCGGGGAACTCGACCGGCTGGGCCGTCGGGAGTGGGCGGACTCCGAATTCCAGGACTTCATGGTCTCGGTCGAGGAGCGCGCCGATCAGGACCGCTGGCGGCGGCTGCCCGGGCTCCACCAGCTCAACCGCCGCGCGCTGGAGGCGGCGCGTCGGCTCTCCGACTGGCGGGAGGACGAGGCGCGACGGCAGAACCGCCCGATGCGGCAGGTGATGCGCGACGACCTGCTCGTGGCCGTCGCCAAGCGGATGCCGGCCTCCCGTCGCGACCTGGAGGCCCTCCGCGACTTCAACCGGCCCAACCTGATCCAGCGGAGCAACGAGATCCTGGCGGCGATCGAGGCGGCTCGGGCCGTCCCCGACGATCAGCTTCCCGAACTCGCCCCCCGTCACGACGACGCGCCCGGCGCGTCGACCGTGGCGAACTTGCTGGCCGCCGCGCTGGCGCAGTGCTGCCTGGAGAACCGCGTGGCCGGCTCGCTCGTCGCCAACACGTCCGACCTGAAGCGGCTGATCCGGTGGCGGCTCGACGGCTGCCCGGACGGCCGCCGCCCGAGTCTGGCCGAAGGCTGGCGCGGCGAGCTCTGCGGCTCGCTGCTGCTCGACGTCCTGGACGGACGCCGGGCGCTGCGGGTGATCGACCCTTCCAGCGAGTTCCCGGTGTCCCTGGAAGTGATCCGAACCGAGGAGAAACCCTGA